A region from the Nematostella vectensis chromosome 13, jaNemVect1.1, whole genome shotgun sequence genome encodes:
- the LOC116602083 gene encoding uncharacterized protein LOC116602083 has protein sequence MYLKVKNYQDGGLVYDTGERVMRDRGVVLFGMSPGNPYFKRHVIEKYVEFLGREHRKIVVIVPQEPSEHTYRAMSSKDAVGRAKKNAGRLRTHCKKAIEKVSSISNLPGDFHFVDWPREVGTHEVYLEKLDDMLRLYRTNALFRQDAAMMTARALGKNPRDETSDGESGRENFSLLRRRLRWKSFFFYFGLPVAYSGSDSIRKNS, from the exons ATGTATTTAAAAGTGAAAAACTACCAAGACGGTGGATTAGTATACGATACAGGAGAGAGAGTAATGAGAGATAGGGGCGTCGTGCTATTCGGAATGAGTCCTGGAAACCCATATTTCAAAAGGCACGTCATTGAGAAGTACGTGGAGTTTCTTGGCCGAGAGCACAGAAAAATTGTGGTTATTGTTCCTCAGGAACCATCGGAGCACACTTACCGGGCAATGAGCTCTAAAGATGCGGTCGGGCGAGCGAAGAAAAATGCTGGTCGGTTACGAACACACTGCAAGAAAGCTATCGAAaag GTATCTAGTATCAGTAACCTCCCCGGCGACTTCCATTTCGTGGACTGGCCGCGCGAGGTTGGCACGCACGAGGTGTACCTCGAGAAGCTAGACGACATGCTGCGCCTGTACCGTACAAACGCGCTCTTCAGACAGGACGCAGCCATGATGACAGCAAGGGCGCTAGGAAAGAACCCCCGCGACGAGACCTCGGACGGGGAATCAGGTAGGGAGAATtttagcctcctccgcaggcgtcTCCGGtggaaaagtttttttttctatttcgggcttcctgtggcgtATTCCGGTTCCGATTCAATTCGTAAAAATTCGTAG